One Littorina saxatilis isolate snail1 linkage group LG14, US_GU_Lsax_2.0, whole genome shotgun sequence genomic region harbors:
- the LOC138947590 gene encoding uncharacterized protein, producing MCIRVICQHWAISGPLMAVVLATGIAIKTPAMAQFWHVYWVNDKAQEHRRRYYDNKRQMSGSNQQVCASSVILPRAAEQVATPSDVEECLSDGQLLLANGKSISVVASAAVSVSNMPVSKGFVEKQEVTVLRDSGCNGVIVKEDLVPTEKFTGDFKWTLMADSKCVKAPVVKIQIDTPYFTGEVEAVCLKKPLYDLLIGNIGGARRPDDPDFEWRMGSAQPAAEEEDPLPFANEDISELLRDDRATVHRRDQPQVVSAVTTRAQAKKDKTTTPIRVTNSSATAVVDRDQLIQLQEADSTLTKYRSRPVKEMTKGEGTVQFEVKAKILYRVFQHARVNGGKPLRQVMVPQPLRRQVMEVAHDSIMGGHLGVKKTSDRIQAAFYWPGLHADVTRFCRSCDICQKTIPRGRVPKVPLQKMPLIDQPFKRVAIDLIGEIKPPSEEGHRWVLTLVDYATRYPEAVPLKKIDTETVAEALVDIFSRIWVPEEILTDLGTQFVSECMEEVNRLLSIRHLTTTAYHPMCNGLVEKFNATLKSTLKKLCSEQPRQWHRYINALLFAYREVPQESTGFSPFELMYGRTVRGPMQILKELWTKDVDTPEVKNSYQYVFELREKLEETLEIARENLRKSQDSGKHYYDRKAVNRKFTPGNKVLILLPTDHNKLLMQWKGPYKVEAVVGINDYKVNVGKKSKIYHANLLKLYVERPPEAVQVAASVEEPAELDEFDGEELLELGDLHKKEGVDDVKLGPDLTEDQQKELHDFMGDFTHRFCDVPGSTSLVEHEVHLTSDVPVRSKQYPIPFQARESLKKDIDNMLKMGVIRESSSPYSSPVVVVKKKDGTNRVCIDFRKVNKITVFDPEPMPTATDLFRQLTGSKIFSKIDLSKGYWQIPVREEDIPKTAFATPDGTYECLRMPFGMVNSGATLTRGMRKMLKGIKNVVYYWDDLLVHTETFAEHLETLRELFSRLTKANLTVRPSKCILGTDNVDFIGHSLKEGEKGLLLENVTKILNAPRLETKKQVRSFLGLAGYYREFIPNFAAITAPLLDMTRKGCPNRILWGPAQEKAYQTVRDLMSRDPVLRLPDTAKEFILRTDASDEGIGAMLMQEHGGKPFPVSYASKKLSGAEKNYSTMEKECLAIVWGIKKFELYLQGVKFVLQTDHKPLTYLNSAKFVNNRIMRWVMYLQNFDMRVESIKGSDNVGADFLSRVCE from the coding sequence atgtgcatacgggtaatatgccagcattgggccataagtgggcctttgatggcagtagttctggcaactggcattgccatcaaaacgccagcaatggcccagttctggcatgtttattgggtcaatgacaaagcgcaagaacatcgacggagatattacgacaacaagaggcaaatgagtggctcgaaccaacaagtatgtgcgagcagcgtcatacttccaagggctgccgagcaagtggctacaccatcggacgtggaagaatgtctatctgatggccagcttctgctcgccaatggcaagtcaatctctgtcgtcgccagcgcagctgtgtcagtgtcgaacatgcccgtgtcgaagggatttgttgagaagcaggaagtgactgttctcagagattcgggctgcaatggagtcattgtcaaagaggatctggtgccgacagagaagttcactggtgacttcaagtggacgctcatggctgacagcaaatgcgtgaaggcaccagtggtaaaaatccagatcgatactccatacttcaccggagaagttgaggccgtctgcctgaagaagcccttatacgatctattaattgggaacattgggggtgcgagacgtcctgatgaccctgattttgaatggagaatgggctcagctcagcctgctgctgaggaggaagacccactgccattcgcgaatgaagatatcagcgaactgctacgagatgacagagctactgtgcatcgccgcgaccagccgcaggttgtaagcgctgtgacgaccagagcccaggcgaagaaggacaaaacaactacgccaatcagggtcaccaacagttctgcaactgctgtcgtggacagggatcagctgattcagctacaagaagctgattcgaccttaacaaagtacaggagtcgtcctgtcaaggagatgactaagggcgaaggcactgtgcaatttgaagtgaaggccaagattctgtacagagtgttccagcacgcgagagtcaacggtgggaagccattacgtcaagttatggtgcctcaaccacttaggcgccaggtgatggaggtggcccacgactctattatgggaggtcacctgggtgtcaagaagacatcggacagaatccaggctgcgttttactggccaggactgcatgcagatgtgactcgattctgccgatcgtgcgatatttgccagaaaaccatacctcgaggaagggtcccgaaagtgccgttgcagaagatgcctttgatcgaccaacctttcaagagggtggccattgacctcatcggcgagatcaaaccgccaagtgaagagggtcatcgttgggtactgaccctggtagactatgcaaccaggtacccagaagccgtgcctctgaagaaaattgacaccgagactgttgccgaggcacttgtggacattttcagcagaatttgggttcctgaagagatcctcacagacctggggacacagtttgtctctgaatgcatggaagaggtcaacaggctgctgagcattcgtcacttgactacgacagcctatcacccgatgtgcaatgggctggtagaaaaattcaatgcgacgctgaagtccacgctgaagaaactatgcagtgagcagccaaggcagtggcatcgctacatcaatgccttgctatttgcatacagggaggtgccacaagagtccactggattctccccgttcgagctgatgtacgggcggaccgtgagaggcccgatgcaaatactaaaggaattgtggacgaaagatgtggacacacctgaagtgaagaacagttaccagtacgtgttcgagttgcgagagaaactggaggagactctcgagattgcgagagaaaacttgagaaagtctcaggatagcggaaagcactactacgaccgcaaagccgtaaacaggaagtttacaccaggtaacaaagtgctgatactgcttcccactgatcacaacaaactactgatgcagtggaaaggcccatacaaggttgaggccgtggtagggatcaacgactacaaggtgaatgtcggcaagaagtccaagatctaccacgctaacctcctgaaactgtatgtggagagacctccggaagcagtacaggtcgcggcaagtgtggaagaaccagccgaactagacgagtttgacggtgaggaactactggagttgggagacctccacaagaaagagggagtggatgacgtcaagctaggacctgacttgacagaagatcagcagaaggagctgcatgattttatgggcgacttcacccataggttctgtgatgttccaggctctacgtccttggtcgaacatgaagtccaccttacatctgacgttcctgttcgctcaaaacaataccctatcccgtttcaggctcgggaatccttgaagaaggacatcgacaacatgttgaagatgggggtcatccgtgagtcatcatccccttactcatctcccgttgttgttgtcaagaagaaagacggcacaaacagggtatgcattgacttcaggaaagtcaataagatcaccgtgtttgaccctgaaccgatgccgacggcaactgatctattccgacagttaactggcagtaagatcttctcaaagatcgatctcagcaagggatattggcaaattcctgtgcgcgaagaggacataccaaagaccgcctttgcaactccagacggaacgtatgagtgcctgcggatgccttttggcatggtgaacagtggtgctacccttacgagaggaatgcgaaaaatgctcaaaggaattaagaatgttgtgtactactgggatgatctgctagtccacacggagacctttgcggagcatctggagactttgagggaactgttttcccgcctgacaaaagctaatctgaccgtgagacccagcaagtgcattttggggaccgacaacgttgacttcataggtcattcactgaaggaaggtgaaaaggggcttttgttggaaaacgtcaccaagatcctcaatgcgccacgtcttgaaaccaagaagcaggtgcgatccttccttggattggctgggtactacagagagttcattccaaacttcgccgccataacggcgcctttgttggacatgacccgaaaaggatgccccaaccgaatactctggggaccagctcaggagaaggcataccagaccgtgcgcgacctgatgtcacgagacccggtgctacgccttcctgatactgccaaagagttcatcttgcgtacagacgcatcggacgaagggatcggcgccatgctgatgcaagagcatggaggtaaaccgtttccggtcagctatgccagca